The genomic segment ACGGGGCGGACTGCAAAAGCCCGGTGCATCGCACCGGGTGATTGGTCAAGTTTCTGGCAAGCCTCAAGGGGGCGAAATAAACAAGCAGACTTATTGCGCCCTTTCAGGGCTTTTGGTTCTTCTTGCCTCCATTCCCAGTGCGCTGCACTGGGCTATGTTATTTTGCCCCATTGGGGCAATGGCATTGAATTAAGGTTCAGAGTTCACGCTTCAGCGTGTAGAAACTTTGTCACCACGCTGAAGCGTGAACTCTGAACATCACCGTGTATTGCTTAATTCAATGCCATTGCCCCGTTGGGGCTGAGCTGTTACTCAACAACAAGGAATCTGTATGGCAAATCAGTACGACAGAATGGCGCATTTGCTGCGCCGAGCGGGATTCGGCGCTCGCCCGGATGAGATCGAGGCTTCTGTAAAGCTTGGCTTTGAAGCGACCGTAGAGCAATTGGTCAATTTCGAAACTGTGCCGGAAAACCCGGCGATGCCTGCGACGCCGGTGACGCGCGACGGAACGTTCAACATTCGCTTGTTGACGCCGGAAGACACTGCCGTATGGTGGCTCGAGCGAATGGTCAAAACGCGTCGTCCGTTGCAGGAACGTATGGTGTTGTTCTGGCACGATCATTTCGCGACTTCGGTCAGCAAAGTCGGCGCTCCGAACGGATACAAATACCTGTACTGGCAAAATCTGTTGTTTCGTCAACATGCGACGGGCAATTTCCGCAGTCTGGTCAAAGCCATCAACCGCGACCCGGCGATGTTGTGGTGGTTGGACAATTACCTGAACGTCAAAGGTTCGCCGAACGAAAATTACGCGCGCGAATTGATGGAGATTTTCACGCTGGGGCTGGATGCATACTTCGCGGGCGTGTACACAGAACCGGACGTGCAACAGGCGGCGCGCGCGTTCACCGGTTGGGGATTATTGTGCGGTGACAATCTGATGCACTGCGAAGCCGATTTGGATCGGTTCAACGAACAAAACGGGCCGCTGGCCACGCCCGCCGAAGTCGTTCAGATTCCGCCAAACACACCCGACAATTCCATCGCTTCGCAACGTCACGATTACACGGACAAAACCGTGTTCGGGAAAACCGGCAACTTCAATGGCGACGACATTGTAGATTTGATTTTCGACCAGGAACCGCAGCGCACGTACGCGGCGCGTATGATCTGCACAAAGCTGTTTGAGTATTTCGCATATGAAAACCCGGAAACACAGGTCGTTGACCATTTGGCTGCCGTCGCGCTTCGTTCAAACTTCGACCTCAAAGCCATCCTGCGCGATTTGTTCCTGAACACGAAAGAGTTTTACTCCGACAAAGCCATGCACGCGCTGGTCAAATGGCCGGCGTATTACGCGATCAATGCAATTCGCCTGACGCAGGCGACGTTTAATTACCAGCAAGCGTATGGCGGAGGCTTCGGCGGTGTAAATATCGCGCCGTCCAGCATCGCGGCAATGGGACAAGTATTATTGAATCCGCCGGACGTGTTCGGCTGGCCGGGCAAAAGCAATTGGATCACCACGTCGCAATTGTTTGCGCGCGCGAATTTCGCCAGCAATCTGACCGCCGCGCGTGGCATAGCTCCGGCTCCTCCTGGAATTCCGATAGATGCGGTGCTGGCGACAGCGGGGCTGAATGTGGACTCAACTGCCGAAGAAGTTGCGGATTCCTTCATCAAACTGCTGGTGCAAGCGGTGCTGCACCCACAACTTCGGCAGTTACTGATTGATTATTTGAGGAAAGACGACAACGGCAACATCGGGACTTTTCGGTTGGACGAACCCACAAAAGACAAAAAGATTCGTGGCTTGATTCACCTGCTGCTTTCCAGGCCGGAGGCACAAACCTTTTGATCGTTCAGAGTCCAGGCTTCAGCCTGCGGTTTGCGTGAGCCGAAAGCAGGCTAAAGCCTGGATTCTGAGCTGGGGAAGATTATGTCAAAACCTACACGCAGAGATTTCATCAAAACCGGCGCAGGCGCGTTTGGCGCAGGGATTGTTCTTCCTGCAATCAATCGCCAAGCCAAAGGGGTAATCGTCGTCGAATCGCTTCGGCATGCGCTGGTCGCCGAAGACAGAATCCTGGTCGTCGTCGAATTGGCGGGCGGAAACGATCCGCTCAGCACCATTGTTCCGCTGGCCAAGTACGACACCTACGCCAGTTTTCGCTCACGGCTGGCCATTCCGCGCAATCAGGTGTTGGCGCTTAACGGTTCGACAACGATGGGATTAACACCGCACCTGTCGGCGATCAAACCGCTGGCCGACGCGGGTAAGTTGGCCATCGTCCAAAGCGTGCATTATCCCAATCCGAATTTGTCGCACGATGGTTCGCGGAACATTTATCGCATCGGAGATCCGCAACCTTCTGTTACAGCGCAAAATGGGTGGCTGGGCCGACATTCGCTGCTGTTCGGCAGTAAAACCAATCCGCTCGATACTGTAGGCATCGGGGGAGTCAACACGGCGCTGTACGCTCCGGGCGTGAAAATTTCCGGCATCGGCGCTGACCCGCAAGGCAATCCGTCCGGTTATTCCTTTAATGCCGATCAACGGTTTCCCAGTGACCGCAATCAACAATTGGAAGTGGCTCGTTGGGTGAATCCAGATGCTTCGGCTTTGCTTTATGACGATCTGACAGAAAATGTTTGGCTGGATGCATTGAACAGTTCTGATTCTGTTGTGCAAGCCGCTGCGAGTTACAGCAGCACGGTGACCTATCCCACCACCAATTTTGCCGGGGGGCTGAAGCTGATTGCCAAAATGGCCAGCTCAACCACGCCCAAACTCGGCACGCGTGTGTTTTACGTCACGCTCGGCGGATTCGACACGCACGCCAATCAGGACAAAGACTTGCCGACGCTGCACAAAACATTGGGAGAAGGCTTGAAGGCATTTTACGACGATCTGACAGTTAAAGGTTTGGTAGACAAAACGCTGATCATGATCTGGTCGGAATTCGGGCGTCGGGTCGCCGACAATGCCAGCAATGGAACCGATCACGGCACAGCCAACAACATTTACTTCCTCGGCGGAAAAGTCAAAGGCGGTTTTTATGGCTCCGATCCCAATTTGACCGACCTGTCGCAAGGCAACCTGAAATACCAGATTGATTTTCGCGATGTGTATTCCACAGTGATTCAAGGTTGGTTCGGGAATTCGGCAAGTGAAGCGGCGCAAGTGCTCGGCGGAACGTTCAACAACCTGGGAACGTTCGTTTGAATCATTTGCCAGCTTACGGTCAGTGTCTTATCTTCTGGCAGCGATTTTGATCTAACGATAACCTGCTATGCTGACCGTTCAACACACCGCCAACGATACCCAAGACGAATCTATGGACGAACGATTGTATTCGTTCGCGAAACTTGACCAATACGCTTTCAAACAACGATTCATCATTCGGCTGGTGGGATTCTTGTTGTACTGGCTGATCCGCTGCATTGGGATCACAATGAAATTTGAGGTCGTTGGCTGGGAACATCACACCGAAAATGAGCCATTGGTGTACTGCTTCTGGCACAACCGAATTCCGACGGCGACATATTTCTGGCGACGGCGCGGGATTGTCGTGATGTCCTCGCAAAGCTTTGATTCTGAATACATTGCGCGATTCATTCAGCGATTCGGGTA from the Acidobacteriota bacterium genome contains:
- a CDS encoding DUF1800 domain-containing protein codes for the protein MANQYDRMAHLLRRAGFGARPDEIEASVKLGFEATVEQLVNFETVPENPAMPATPVTRDGTFNIRLLTPEDTAVWWLERMVKTRRPLQERMVLFWHDHFATSVSKVGAPNGYKYLYWQNLLFRQHATGNFRSLVKAINRDPAMLWWLDNYLNVKGSPNENYARELMEIFTLGLDAYFAGVYTEPDVQQAARAFTGWGLLCGDNLMHCEADLDRFNEQNGPLATPAEVVQIPPNTPDNSIASQRHDYTDKTVFGKTGNFNGDDIVDLIFDQEPQRTYAARMICTKLFEYFAYENPETQVVDHLAAVALRSNFDLKAILRDLFLNTKEFYSDKAMHALVKWPAYYAINAIRLTQATFNYQQAYGGGFGGVNIAPSSIAAMGQVLLNPPDVFGWPGKSNWITTSQLFARANFASNLTAARGIAPAPPGIPIDAVLATAGLNVDSTAEEVADSFIKLLVQAVLHPQLRQLLIDYLRKDDNGNIGTFRLDEPTKDKKIRGLIHLLLSRPEAQTF
- a CDS encoding DUF1501 domain-containing protein — encoded protein: MSKPTRRDFIKTGAGAFGAGIVLPAINRQAKGVIVVESLRHALVAEDRILVVVELAGGNDPLSTIVPLAKYDTYASFRSRLAIPRNQVLALNGSTTMGLTPHLSAIKPLADAGKLAIVQSVHYPNPNLSHDGSRNIYRIGDPQPSVTAQNGWLGRHSLLFGSKTNPLDTVGIGGVNTALYAPGVKISGIGADPQGNPSGYSFNADQRFPSDRNQQLEVARWVNPDASALLYDDLTENVWLDALNSSDSVVQAAASYSSTVTYPTTNFAGGLKLIAKMASSTTPKLGTRVFYVTLGGFDTHANQDKDLPTLHKTLGEGLKAFYDDLTVKGLVDKTLIMIWSEFGRRVADNASNGTDHGTANNIYFLGGKVKGGFYGSDPNLTDLSQGNLKYQIDFRDVYSTVIQGWFGNSASEAAQVLGGTFNNLGTFV